Within Leishmania infantum JPCM5 genome chromosome 5, the genomic segment GCAAAGGCCTCGGTCTCCTTGTCGCCCTCCAGCGCTGATGCATCACAGTTTTTGCGgtacagctgctgccgcttgtTGAATTCCACCTTTTCCTTGTCCATGCGACTCTGCATAATGTGGCCTCGCTGGATGAGCCGATCcttcagctcctgcagcgcttcGTCTCTCACCTGCTTCGCCTGTTCCATCGACAAGAGGACGCTGAGATAGTTGCCGTCGAAGTCGGCCGGCATCTCGAGCTTGGCGATGTAGGGGGCAAGGTAGTCCTTGCGCGACTCCTCGCGACGGGCTGCCTCGGCGAGCTTCCTTgcgcgctccgcctctgtCTCCTTCGGCCTATTGCGCAGCGTGTCGTACACACTGAGGACGTGCTGCGGCTTCTTGTGTTCCTGCTCGATGCTCTTGAGAATGTCCATGCACTCGTCTGACATCACCCGCTGCTCCATCAAGCACGCCGTCTCCACAGCGTTCAGCCACTTGCGCTCATTGTACAGGTCGAGCTCGCTTGGCGGCTCCTCGCCGGGCAGCGAGACCACCCGCATCGGCGGCTCTGCCGGCTTGcccgcagcggaggcggcgatgtACTCCTCCACCGAGGACGACGGCTTTGCGAACATGTGATATGGACGGAGGATGCTGCCCGCGTCGTAGTGAAAGAATACCCATATTTCCCCCACCGTGGGGGCGCTGTTGTTGCCACCACTCTTGCTCTCCGACGCAGGGCGCAGAAAGGTCGTCTTGGCCACGTCCTTGCGTGCCGGCACACTTTCATCGCGCAGAAACTTTTGACTGATGCGCACCGGATCCAGTCGTGGGTATACATGCAATGCTGAGACGTTCCCAGGGCCCTGCACAATGAGGCTGTGCAtgtctctctcacgcatCGTGGATGGGCGGCCGTAGCTGAAGCTGCGGTACCACAGTCGGTCGCTCCGACCCTTGTAGAGCTCCTTTACCTTACGTAGCGTGCTCGCGTCGTACAGCAGCTCCGTGCGGCAGTACAGGCCGTCGCTGCGCGCTCTCCAGTAGAACTTCATGGTCCGCTGCTTGCCAGGCTCGTAGATGAGCTCCCGAAGGCCCTCGACGGACGTGTTGTGCATGCGGCCCTTTTCGTACCACTCCACCATCTTGCGGGGCCCTCCCGGGACCTTCTCCAGTGATACCGACGACGGGCTGGATAAGATCAATGACTCCTTGGAAGACGACTGCGGGGCAGGTGAGGGAAAGACAGTGGCGCGGCGGAGCTTGTCGGCACGGTGAGCGTAGAAGACGTGCGTCTCGTGCAACTCGGCGTACTCAGCGTCTGGCACTACCACCTCCAAAATTCGATAGTCGCTCTGCGAGTAGGGTGCGTAGCGGCGCACCACGGCGTTGACGTACGTGATTTCCTTGTATCCAGCGGGGTAGCGGCTTTCGTACTGGTGGCGGTTCAAGATCAGCTCGTTCGACCACAGATTGGGAATATACATGCGTCGACTCCTTGACGAGTCGAATACTTCAACCGTGCTCACTGTGGCGGCGGTCGTGGTCGCGGCCAGCTCGCTTGTGAAGGCGCGCCGTGTCGCCGATAAGGTACCGGTGAGgctctccacctcgtcgtcgctAAGGTTCGCATACGAAAAGAGGCTTTCCCACTGGCTTCGATCGGCTAAGtcgggggagagggagctCACGGGAGCCTCAGGTCGCATGTTCACGTGGTAGTCTTGGTGGTTGAAGAGCGCCTCGACCGAGGTGTACCGACTGTCAGTGGCAGAGAAGGCTATCAGCTGCCCCGTGGAGGGCTCCACAAAAACCGCCTTGGAGACAGACCGCCTGCCGCCAGGCAGGACGAGCACCCAGGAGTGAATTGGCTtgacagcaccgcctcgcacATTTGGGGTGTCGGTGTTCTTGGGATAGTCACCGGCACTGGCCATGACGCTTTCCTTCTTTCTGACCGATGCTGGGTCGGGATCTGTCGTCAGTCGCAGCGTCAGCTTCTCTGGAATCAGGGCCATATACGGGTTATTTTGTGGCATGTCATCTTCCACTTCATCATCGGAGTTGACCTCCTTGGGCAGCTCGCCTTCCCACATGGTGCTTTTCTGATCAGACAAGCAAACAGCCTTGGTTGCGGAACCGACGACAACGTAGGCGTTGAATCCGGCGCCAATGAGAAAAGATGTGAGCACGAGGGACATTTCAAAGCAGTTTCCAACCTGCCAGTCCAGCGCCGTTGCGGGCGAGACAATTTGCTGCGGGAGTTGCTCCACTGTGTCGTCGTACTCGTCGTCGTACATGGATGGATCGTAGAGAGGCTCGTAGCGCACGTAGTCGGCCACAAACTGGCAGGCCCCCTCCAAGTCAAAAAGTTCGTCGTACGGCAGCGACGTTGGTCGCACAAACGAGCATATCATCTTTGGCCGCTGACACTCGTTATTCGGCAAGAGAAACAGTGACTTGCGGTCAGGAAAGTACTTGTGGTACAGGATGTCAAACTGCGTGGTGACTGCGATCAGGTTGTCATCTGCTGTGGTGTTGGTGTAAAAAGAGGCGGGAATATCGGGAGACCGGAGGAAGGCCTGGAGCCGATCCGCCCTCGATGCGGTAGCGGCCGACGAGGCCATTAAGGCTGCGTTCCGGTTGGTAAATGCAGTAGACTTACAAATGTGGGCTTGTACCAACATCAGAAAAGGGCAAAGGTGAAAGCGCGAGAGAAGCTTGGTGTTCATTTGCCTAAAGCGGCAAGTCAACATGAACACTTGATAATGATACACTTTTGTCTGTAAGCTCAccataaaaaaaaagcaggCTAGAGGGCACACAACTAAGGGCGCCGAAGCTATTTTAACGGCGATGCACTGCTTCTGACAATTTCCCCTTTCTCTGCTTGCGTTTCTTCGCTTCGTTACTGGCCAgtgcgcatccgcagcgttttcctttttttttgttcggtATGTAGAGGGGCAATCCACGAAAGCGAATTGAGAAAGCTAGACGAATTCGCTATCATGGGAGTCTAGCTAGTCTGCGTTgctgaaaaagaaaaaaaactAAGTACTAATGATTCTCGCACGACATGCTCAGCTTATGAGATGCGCGGAGTGCGGCTTTGTACGCAGAGGGCTTCAGGAAGAAAGAAGTATTACTGCATGTCCTTGGGCCTAGCGATGAGGACAGTCTCGTAGTTTTTGCGGCAATACATATCCCAGTAGAAAACCCCccatgcagcggcagcaatgCAGAGTAGCGCGCAGTACAACGGCGAGACGGTCAGGAGATTGATGTCGCCAGGCATCACCAAGCGTCCTGAAAGTGTCTGCGGAGTGAAGGTTTCGTAGTTCATAAACGCTGCTTCGTTACGCGCACCGACCTCTGCACCCTTAGCGCTACTCTTGTACTCGAACGAGGAGCGTGGGTGATCGGCCATAGGCTTCATCTGGTAGCTTTTTGCAAACTCCTCCACTTCAATACGCTGCGCGGCGTCCGCCGCGCGCATGTTCTGAGAGCTGGCATGGAGGAAAAGACTGGTGGCAAAGGCGCTGCCACGGCGTGAAGAGAGCTTGAGGAAAGTGCACTGCATCTTCCAGTGCGTTCTGCGAAAAAGAGAGTTTTGGTGAAGTAGCTACACCTTTGTTTGGAAATCAGCGGAGCTAGCGAAAGAAGCAGTAtggcaaaggaggaggagaggaatAGGAGAATGCTAGAGAAGAGACCAGTAATCGGGATGCCACAGTTTTATCTTCTTTGTGGAAATGAAACCACTGTGAGGAATAAGCTCACATCCCATAGGCGAATTTGTTTTCAGCCCCATTCATCGCAAAGTATAACAGCACTTTTTCAGGGAAAGCAAACGATAAAATTACAGGTACGCCGCAAACGAATGTGCTGCACGAATGGTGCCTCACTGCGTGATAGCAACAGAAACGGAATAGTTTCAGGCCATTTGTTCGTCTTTGAGCCAGAGGAGCACAAGGCACACCAGATCGAAATACTGTGAGGGTTACAGCGCGGGGCAACACACCGCAGCGCTAAAACAAAAACACACTTACCAGCTCGAAAACTAGTCTTGCTTAGCTACTTGCCGGTTGGCGGCGAACACTTAGCCGCAGAGGTGGCGACAGTGTTGAACACGGAGAGTGCTTGGGTTGCAAACGTCGCAGGATCACTCACTGGCTGAGACATAACCACTGTGTTGGATTCTTTTGCCAGTTCGCCAAACTTCTCAATATAGCTTTCCGCCACACGGAGAGAGATGGCCTCGTTGCTGTGCTTCGCCTTTTCAATAGCATCGGAGACGATGGAAATGTTGTCGGACACTGCAGCTGCCTTTACTCGGatggcagctgcagcgccttcagACTGCCGTTCAGCTGTGTATTTCTCAGCGTCTGCaacgcactgctgcgcaaTCTTCATACCATTAGCACGGTTGATCGTCGCGGTAGACTCACCTTCGCTCTCTAGGATGAGCTTGCGCTTCTTTCGCTCTGCCTCAGCCTGCAGATCCATCGagcggcgcaccagctcGCTCACAACAATATCTCGGATTTCGTAGCGTTTGCACTCAATACCCCACTCGTTTGCTTCACGACGGAGCACTTCCACAGTGCTCTGGTTAAGACTGGCCCGCTCCCTGAAGAGGCTATCCAGCGACATCCGCCCGATCTCGCTGCGCATTGTTGTTTGTGCCAAGTTAATCAAGTTGAACACGGGGTTCTCAATATTGTAACTGGCTTTACAGGAATCCACGATCTTGAGAAAGAGAACCCCGTCAATCTCCACCATCACATTGTCAGATGTGATTGCTGATTGGTTTGGAATTTCGATACCCTGCTCCTTCACATTGTAGTTGTAGCGAATCTTATCGATGAagggcaccaccacccaccatCCAGAGTCCAGTGTGCGGTGATAGCGACCAAGTCGCTCCACGACGTATTCGTGGCCTTGCGGGACAATGTTGAAAAACGTATTTCGTGGTGGGCGCTCAATAAAAGAGGCAGGGTCAAGCAGCATTTTCTGCGAACGCTGCATCATCATGCGCGAGGAAGCGCTGCCTCCCGAAGGGTGCTCTTGAGGGGCCGAGTTGATGGGATACGAGGCACCTTGAGCCCCGTACTGAAGAAGTACAGTTCCACGACGAAGCATCTTTTTGCTCCAACTCGCATTTGATTCTTGAGTTTAAAGCCGAATGAAAGCAGCGAATGCAGAGGAGGAAAATGGAGAAGAGCACTTCAACATTAGCGGGTGGCGGTGAGACTGAAGGGAGATTGAGAGCGGCTGACTTCAAAGGGTTTGTCTTCTGTTCAACGCTCATCTTGCCATGGTAGAGAAGCGGGAAGTAAAAAAGCAGAAGTGCAGCGCTCTGTGTCTTGTTTTTTGATCACGTAGCAAAAATGAATAGTTGGTCTGTGCAATCGCATGGGGTCTCAACTGGCTTCCAGTCCAGGTGCTGTTAGCTTCATAACGGCGAAAAGTGAGCTTTTGAACATGTTAGATTCGAGGGATGAAGTTTCAAGCCGCTGATACTcaagtgcgcgtgtgctggttTTGCCGCCCAGCGAAACCTTCGCTGTTGTAGGGGATCAGCTCCCTGCTGAGGTGGTCAACCCCCTCACCTTGCACAATGCAGTGATTCCACACAATGTGCAACACTCTGTTTTTTCACGTGTCTGCCATGCCATAGGACATCTGTTCAACTCTATCTGGCTTGTTACAGGCCCATTGCGTGGTGCAAGGAAGCGGTAGACACGCGGTATAGCAATGCCGACTGAGtcatctgagcacggcctctgccctAAGCTATACCCAGTCTCCGCTTCGCAGGTTGCCTCACAGTCGCTCCCAATCATGCCGACCGCCATgtggtgcatccccctcaGGGTAGGTGAGGCccccaccagcaggcagtgtgagggccgaGTGGGGGGCACGCCAGAGTCACGCCGGAGCTCCGCCCACCACACGGATGGCACAAGTGTActcactgtcgcaggtggctccgacgcagcgccgtcctGGACCTGACACTGCCGACATCGGCGGCGACACATCGCCCTGACCCCCCCACGGGGGTGGGTACTCGACCCTCACACCGCGCTGGGGTGTCCCCCGCCATCAGGGATGTatgtgtttttttttcgctgaTTTTCCAGAAAAGTGAaatgagggagagggggagacgATGCATGCAAAGCTGCCTGGAACTGAACCTGAAGATGTCACGCTCTTGAGAGGCATCACAGGGAGTAAGCATGCGAGCGTATTTGCAGCTCATGATCTGGAAGAGGGCCTTTTATAGGTGTGTGTTTATCTTCAGGTAAGGGAGCTgatagaaaaaaaaaagatagcGGCACTGCATACCGTGTCGCCAAGCTGGGCACAGTTTAGTGTATTCTGCGAGCCAAACGGATGTGCACTTCTCTCTGTCTGACTCCACTGATTATTTGCCACAGTCGATCTCAtcgttttccttttgttGCTTAAACCGCTGtccctcttttgttttctgttgCTTCCCGTTTTGCAGTGATTAGCAGCATCTTGCCATTCACGGTCGGTACTACACGTGCATTTTTTTCCTGGCCAGAGGTGCAGCCATGTTTCATACGTCACGCCTCGCCGTTCCACGGCTCGCCACAAAGACGAGTGCGCTACTTACACGGTCAGGCAAGGCGGAGAAGTCTGTCGCACCACCAAATCCTGAGGCTAGAACTGAAAACAGCACCGTTAGTGGCGTAACAGAGAGGACCACCGCTCCTCTGCAGCCTCCCATTATCGACAGCACAAAGGAAGGCAGAACACATATTCTTCCACAAAAAGTCTTGAAGGAACTGCTCAACTCTGTGTCGGCCGGGCAGCAGAACTTTCTCTTTGGCTCTGACAAGGACGCTGGCGACCCCACCGTTGGGGTGCTTCGTGCTACTGGAAGCTTCTTTGAATCGATCAATACGGCTTACGAAGGCCGTATGCTTCAAGAGCAGCAGGTCGAGGTAGAAAACTTTGTTGCAAAGCGTCGCATACATTACATGCAGCGTCTCAACGAAGAAACAGAAGAGTTTCGGCGTGAGCAAAAGGAAATTCACGATGAGATACAACGGTTGGAGGCGGAAAAGTACAAGAACGACCTCAACAACGATGTTATTCAGTTTACAAAGGCCAGAGAAACAGAGTATGAAGCTCGCCTGCATGCGGATGTGGAGAAGTATCACAACGCACTTCTTGCGTACCGAGCGCGTGCGAAGAAGAGTGACCAACTCGGTGCCAACGGTGAGACCCCGCTGAAACAGCTGAATATGAACGTGATTGAGATCATGCAAGAAATGGAGATGGACGACACCCTGCGCGACTTtggcgatgctgctggcATCGGGAACGACCTTTCCGATCAGGATATTCGTAGCTACGTAGTGCAGCGAACCTGTTTCTACGAAAAGGTTGTGCAAGATGAGGTCCACGAGTTCACAAAAAGGCGCAAGAGCTTTTATGAGGATCTTCTGGAAGCCCGAGCAGTTCGTCACGCGGCCAAGGTTCGAGCGGACACGGAAAAGTTTCACAGCCAGCGGCAGAGCTACTACGACGAACGACTGACTGCTGACGGCTCGTGGATGGCCAAGTGCTTTCAGGAGCACTACAATCGCTGTTTTCTGCAGTCGTACGCGCGCCGAGCCTGGatcgagcaccgccgctaccAAGCCACGTTGGAGGGCATCAAGCTTGTCACGGAAAACGGCGAGAAGGTGCCGGCGATATCGAACCCATCGGATATCAGTATCTCCACTTTAAACGCTGAAATACCGCTTTCCACAATCCTCGACATGTACGAAAGCGAAAATATGGCAGAGGTTACACGAGATGTTTTCCTCAaagctgcgcgccgcgttGCGGCCGACTATGCGCCCTACAGCGTCGACGAACGCCCTTCGGCGTGAACACTACGTTCTTATAGACCGCGAACAGTACACTTGAGCGATTTAAACCTTTTTCatattatttttttttccccttgTTTCATGAACCATAATATCGGAGGACACCCCAGCGCGGTGTGAGGGTCGAGTACCCACCCCCGTGGGGGGGTCAGGGCGATGTGTCGCCGCCGATGTCGGCAGTGTCAGGTCCAGGACggtgctgcgtcggagccacctgcgacagtgagTACacttgtgccatccacatgatgaGCAGAGTGTCGACGTGACTTGGACGCATTCCACCTGGGTCTgactgcctgctggtggggGCCTCACCTACCCtgagggggatgcaccacATGGCGGTCGGCATGATTGGGAGCGACTGTGAGGCAACCTGCGAAGCGGAGACTGGGTATAGCTTagggcagaggccgtgctcagatgaCTCAGTCGGCATTGCTATACCGCGTGTCTACCGCTTCCTTGCACCACGCAATGGGCCTGTAACAAGCCAGATAGAGTTGAACAGATGTCCTATGGCATGATAGAAACgtggcaaaaaaaaagaaaacttTTATCGTGACGTCGAGCGCCTCTTTTGATTAGCTAACAAGCTGTTTTACACGATTAAAAAATAAAACAATGCGCTGTTTCAGGCTTAAAGGCTGCCTATGTTAACGTCGCGCTTGTTGGATTCCTTGTGGCGCGCTTGCGACGCGAGCCTCGGTGGAAGTAAAAAGCACATTGATTTTTTCTATGTAGGCTTGCTCAATCAATcttttctcttctccctgcTTTCTACTGGTGCAGCTGTTTGTTGACTGCATTCTGGGCTCATCAGAGAGTCACAGACACACTGCATGCGGTGCTgtgttttttctttttgtttaCGCTTGCTTTCACGCGTGCTCAGAGCTGATTTTTGtcgctttcttttccgtAGACGATTCTTAATATGTTGCGGCGAGCGTCtgttctcctctccctccgacCTTCCGAGGCCTACCGGCAGCTTGTCTTGCGGGGCGACATCTCAAACGATGAAAATCAAATTAGTGCTCTGCCTGTGTTTGACCGTCTTTACGATGATTTGGTGAAGTACACAAAGGAGAGTAAGCGCATCGGCGTTCCGAAGCGGCAAGTGGAGCTTCGCCCTCCCAATCGTCTAGGAATTATCccgtctctttttcttcgtcgTGAGCAGGAGAAAAAGGTGGAGCAGGCCCTTAGCGAT encodes:
- a CDS encoding stomatin-like protein; this encodes MLRRGTVLLQYGAQGASYPINSAPQEHPSGGSASSRMMMQRSQKMLLDPASFIERPPRNTFFNIVPQGHEYVVERLGRYHRTLDSGWWVVVPFIDKIRYNYNVKEQGIEIPNQSAITSDNVMVEIDGVLFLKIVDSCKASYNIENPVFNLINLAQTTMRSEIGRMSLDSLFRERASLNQSTVEVLRREANEWGIECKRYEIRDIVVSELVRRSMDLQAEAERKKRKLILESEGESTATINRANGMKIAQQCVADAEKYTAERQSEGAAAAIRVKAAAVSDNISIVSDAIEKAKHSNEAISLRVAESYIEKFGELAKESNTVVMSQPVSDPATFATQALSVFNTVATSAAKCSPPTGK